Proteins found in one Planococcus citri chromosome 2, ihPlaCitr1.1, whole genome shotgun sequence genomic segment:
- the LOC135836863 gene encoding protein roadkill-like: MALAFKPIVGPNGIIVKNWSCTDTIVHKTHYIWMIRRYSFYDAKGEDLKSPIFASETTAEIKWHLLLKPNGYKTGKSYISAYLYLDPSSKHNTIYAEYKLSILDSQQKEVISDENGKVCKFVLGTNQDNWGTEILIRKEDLFNDELSMLPNDTLTIYCGVRFSHADVFITNFSSSFQADDVLAVPLPVPVSSLSEDFGLLFQNRAFADVVLSTNEKRFPVHKAILSARSPVFAAMFKHDKMKDGDHIVEIPDIDEETLEDMLRYIYTEKCEHLEELAYCLIMAADKYNLDGLKVMCEKELLKTLSVENAIDRLVLADMYRAKELRAKTINFIVANSAKVMNTKEWKSLSRSNCRLVMDLCEALSHQMNA, from the coding sequence ATGGCACTGGCATTTAAACCTATCGTCGGACCGAATGGAATCATCGTCAAAAACTGGTCGTGTACCGATACCATAGTTCATAAAACACATTACATATGGATGATCCGTCGGTACAGCTTTTACGATGCGAAAGGAGAAGATTTAAAATCACCAATATTCGCCAGTGAAACGACCGCCGAAATCAAATGGCATTTATTGCTGAAACCCAACGGTTACAAAACTGGCAAAAGTTACATTTCTGCATACTTATACCTGGACCCATCCAGTAAACACAACACGATTTACGCAGAATATAAACTCTCCATTTTGGATAGCCAACAAAAAGAAGTAATTTCGGACGAGAACGGTAAAGTATGTAAATTCGTGTTGGGTACGAATCAAGATAATTGGGGAACTGAAATACTCATAAGGAAGGAAGATCTTTTCAATGATGAACTTTCAATGTTACCGAACGATACGTTGACGATTTATTGTGGAGTCAGGTTCTCTCATGCTGATGTGTTTATTACAaacttttcaagttcatttcaaGCCGATGATGTACTTGCTGTACCTCTACCTGTACCTGTAAGCAGTCTTTCAGAAGACTTCGGACTCTTGTTTCAGAATCGAGCGTTTGCCGACGTTGTTCTGTCCACGAATGAAAAACGTTTTCCTGTTCATAAAGCCATCTTGAGCGCTCGTAGTCCAGTTTTCGCCGCGATGTTCAAACATGATAAGATGAAAGATGGAGATCACATCGTTGAAATTCCAGACATCGATGAAGAAACCTTAGAAGACATGCTCCGCTATATTTATACCGAAAAGTGCGAACATTTAGAAGAACTTGCCTACTGCTTAATAATGGCAGCGGATAAGTATAATTTGGACGGGTTAAAAGTCATGTGCGAGAAAGAATTGCTGAAGACTTTATCGGTGGAAAATGCGATTGACAGGTTGGTGTTGGCAGATATGTATCGTGCCAAGGAATTGAGAGCTAAAACGATTAATTTTATAGTCGCCAACTCTGCCAAAGTGATGAATACGAAGGAATGGAAATCCCTCTCTCGATCGAACTGTCGTTTAGTTATGGATTTATGCGAAGCATTATCTCATCAGATGAATGCTTAA